In Elgaria multicarinata webbii isolate HBS135686 ecotype San Diego chromosome 18, rElgMul1.1.pri, whole genome shotgun sequence, the DNA window GTGCGGAGTCCACGCGCGCCCGGCCCCTTCTGCCGTGTGAGGTTTCAACAGGCTTTCCCGACGTGGGGCCCTCCGGATGCTGTGGACTACGGCTTCCATCATGCCCGACTGGATGGGGATAATGGAAGCTGTAGACCACAGCCTCCGGAGAGCCCCAGCTCGGGGAAGGGAGGCCCTCGCGCCTCCAGGAATAACCGTTGCGCTCATACCGTTGTCTAAACAAGTTTGTCAGGTTTAGAAAGAACGAGCCCAGAGATTACGTAGGAAGCTGAGCGCTGTGGCCCGCGGCCGCCTCCCTCGGTTTTCTGCGCTCCCGCCGGCCCAGAGCCCTGATCCGTACCTGCGGCCGTACAGCCTCCAAACGGCTGCCTTCTGGGCGATGCTGATGTCGATGAGCTCAGACAAGCTGTGCTTCCAGTGCAGGAGGTCGGCGTCCTTGAGGGCATCCATGAGCTTGTTGGCCGTCTTGCCTGCGAAAGCGCGTCGCTGAACCAAGGACTGGATCCCCAGGGAAGCTAAATACTGGCGACGGGGAAGGAAGGCAGAGTGGGGAGGAGCGCggttgggaaagggggaggcGGTGGtcgacggggtggggtggggtggacgtcCAGAGCCACGTTCGCGAGCGCCACGCCGCCCGGGTGACCGTCGCTTCCCCCGCAAACCCACGTTCCGACCGGGCGTGGGCATCTGCGTGTGGCATCCGGTTTTTATACAGATGGATGAGAGAAGGGTGCGAGAGACGTACCGGCAACCCAAAGTATACAGCTTTCTTCACGGAGTGCTCCAGGAGGACGCAGCTGTCCGATTTTTGCTGCTCCAAGATGTACAGCCAGCTCTggcaaaagaggaaggaaggaaggaaggaaggggaaagtgcAAAACAAATTGACAAACGAAATGTAGGGTCCTAATGGTGCCCCGTGCTGGCTGCAGATGATGGGAGTGATGGGTCCATCAGACCTGGGGCAGCCTCAGGGAGCTGCAGTTCCAGGACCTGGCCGTGGCGGAGGCCGGCCCGCCCGCCCACCAGGGCACCCCAGGCTTCTGTGATAGAATGAAGGGTGCGATCCTGTGCAAGAAAACCCTACGACTCCCAGCAGACTCCAACCAGCCACGCTGtctggggcaggctgggagtgCGAAGACTTTTCCCCCTGCCGAAACAAGCCTGGGATTGGGCCCTAGGGCaggcgctcctcctcctcctcattgtaTGAAGGCTTCCCGGACATGGCtgaaaaggcattttttaaaaataaataaatcaataaatcacaaAACTATAAAAGCCGGGATTTTTGCCAGAACAGATTGAGAATCCAGCTTCACCTCTACAGATGcttcagctgcaatcctgtacacacttctGTGGGAGCCAGGCCTCCTGACCTCCAGGGGACTTATTCTAGTGCAGACGTGCACAGGACGCAGCTGTGGCCCGTCCAGCCCGTTTAAGGTGGGGagaggaacttgtggccctccagaagttggtggactacaatgcccatcatctcttgccattggctatgctggctggcgcAGCTGGGAGTCGCTGTCCGACAACCTCTGGCGGGCCACGCGGTGCTCAGCCCCGCAGTAAAGGGACGCAGCCCAAGCACCCTTTCGCCCCGGGGTCacgcctgaggaggaggagcggctGAAAAACCAAACACACCAGTTGCTTAAGGCAGCCTTAAGCTGGATGCCCTCcaggggtgttggactacaagtcctagcatgctgagagttgcagcccagcacatctggaggtgccccgttgggaaaggctggtttaagggCCGGTTTTCGCAACCCcccctcagccccagccagcgtgtgGTCAAGGGTGATGGGAGAGTGAcagtcccccccccttctgcagggCGCCTGCCCCGGAGCGGGGTCAAATGCCCCTGAGCGGAAGTGGTCAGGACTTGCAGAAGATGTCCAGCCGGCCTGGCGCTGAAAGCGCACGGCAAGTAAGACCCGTTTGGCGCCTCTGTGGCCGAAGCGTGGGAAGCCCAGGCGGCAAGAGGCGCTGCGGCCCCTTTGCTGGGAAGCGGCTCACCAAGCAGTGCTGAAGGCAGACATGGTCGTTGGACTCCTGGGCGATCCGGATGGCTTCCTGCAGGGCCAGCTCAGCCTGCTGGCTGCAACCGAGAGAAACACAGCAACCGTCACGGAAAGTGGTGGGAGGGCGGGGGCCAGGGGGGCAACCATCCCGCCCCACCCCTGGCAGCTTCAGGGGCTTCGTGGAGGCCATCATGGGCTTCTCACAACGTTCGCCatccatcattccccccccccaccaccatggGCCTCTGGGAAAGCAGCTGGCTGGTTCTATGTGCCaatggcggtgggtgggtgggtgggtgggggagaattccACTTCTAATTGGCAGGACACCCTGACACCTTCACACCAGAAGGAcaacttcctccctccctttcggAAGAGACTCCCTGCGTTGCTTACCTGGAGGCCTCTTCTGCTCCTGGACTTCCTCCCCGCAGAACTTTTAATGCCCTTCCgattccctcctcctttcccctcccatcTCTCTTACTACTCCTAGATGCTTGACAGTAAGCGTCAAAaatgtccccctccccttccccccccactgGGAGGACTGCAAGCCGTTATTTGATTGCTGCTACTTTAAAGACAGAAATATTGGTTGTTGTTCTTAAAAAACACCTATGAATAGTAACCCTAATAATAACAGCTATCTTAATAGTAGTAAGAGTAACAGCCGCCTCCGCCATGCAACGGCTGTGACCGGCATCCAGGGCGCTGAGGAGGGCAGCAGCGGAGCAGGTGCCGCTGTGCCCAGGCGCTCCTCCCATCCCCGTTCCCCAGCTCTTTCCAGACACTCTTCTGGCGCCAGGACAAGAAGATGTCGCGGGCGTAGAAAGAGCGGCTGGAAGCAAATCCTGAGGCGGCTGGGAAGCCTGGGGGGCGGATGGGGCACATGCCGACATCGGCAGGGGGAGGACCAGCGCGCCGACTCACTAGTGGCCGAAGCGGCAGTGCAGGGCGGCCAGGTTCAGAGCGGCGTATCTCAGGCTCCGCCCGTAGCCCTCGTCGCCGTTGCTTTTGCTGTCTGCGCCGGTAAGAATTAGCCGGTCGAAGTAATGAAGGAGGCTGTGCGTGGAGCTGAAGACATCCTGGACTCGAAGGCTGTTTAAGTAGCTCAAATAATGCTGGGAACGAACAAGAGCAAACTGGCTCTGGGTACAAGTCGCTGCAAAAGGCCACGCTAAAAACAcagcgcgtgcgtgcgtgcgtgcgtgcatgcatgcggTATCTGGGGGGATTGCTTGAACAGAGCCGAGGGCCTGCAGTGCAAGATCTGGCAGGCAGCTTCGAACACAGACACTCTCAGCCTTCCTCACCTCTGCAGTTCCCGAACACACggacgcacgcacgcacgcgcctCTCTTCTCTGCCCATTTTCTCTCTGCTTCCTTTTCCAACATCTTCTTCCTCTGGcattctcctttcctccccctccttcttctgGACCGGCGCCTTTTCCAACATGCTGTCCCGGCATCCCTCACTAATCCCCGATTCCCGCTGCCTTCCCAGGCCCCCTCCTTCACTTGTGCCTGCCTTGCCCTCTCTTTAGGACCTGAGCACCTCAAACAATGGCAGCTCTTCTGTGACTCTAGGGCAGCTCAGCCAGTAAGAGCCAGAGGCTTCATCACTACCACCAACACCACCTTGCTTAGCTACTAAGTCTTAGCACGTTACAATATGGATGATGCCGGACAgggaaggtggggggaaggaggggaaaccaaaccaaaccaaaccagacCTACCGCTTCAGCAAAATCTGGGTTAAATTTTAACAAGTTGTTGAGCTCCTTTTGTAAAGATGCGGGAGAGAGCGCTTTTGTCTCATCGTTTTTCAGTAAAGACGCCTGGAATTGAATTAAAAACCCTGTCATTTGAGTGAGCGGGGAAAGAGAAGTGTGAATTCACTGgaattaaaaaaatcacttaattTTATTATCACCACAGCAACGGAACCCTTCTGCGTTGGGAAGAAAAGCAACCAACAGCACGTTTATAAATTACCATGGAGAGATTTAGCCAAAGCTTCGTTATAATAtgctcaaaagagagagagagagagagagagactctcgcTAATTTGATTACACGAGATGAAAAGGCTGGCTTAAGGGATTTCAGGAAGAATGCCTCTCAAACGCATCTTTAATTCAAGCACCCAGAAGCCAACACGACTGCATTTGGGTTAGCTGAAGGATCGCCTGCACACGTTAAGATTAGCAATGCAAATCCTTCTCATGTAACCATCTTTGAGGGTGGTGAAGTGTGGAGGGCAGGTACTCAGAAGAggaccttttccacagccccccccccgacctctGACAGGGGTGGCCATTGGGGCTCCATCCCAGGAAGGCCCAGAAGACTCACTCACTCATTTCTTCTGGCCTTCTCCTGAGTATGCTGCATTGGACAGTTCTAGGTTTTTAGCTACAATTGCTCCTGtggattgtggggtggggtgagaagaaAAAGCCCAatacaccgcccccccccccgggtataCAGAACCAGCTGCATGGTTCTGGGAATCTAGTTCAGGGCTGTTGTTTAAGCAAAATGTTTACAGGATAATCCTATATACATCTACCCAGAGGTAAGTCTCTCTGAATTCAGTTTTAGAGGCCCAGTtcgcacatttttaaaattctgcgttattgttacatgcaaactgggacATATCCTGGCTTTCTGAAAGACATATATATACCCTCAAGATTCTTATAAATAATATCAAATCTCTTGCAaacaaaaatacttaaaaacatttttttataaaCAGTAGGTTTGTAAAAGTTAAGCAgtaaacataaaagcaacagtaaaaaACAGTAAGAACAGTAAAACCCACTTTAAAATTCTCAGTAAAACAAATGCCTAGAAAGGATTGGGAAAACACATCTGGGGAGGTTGAGAGCTGGGCACCATCGCAGAAAAGGGCCCCTCGCTAGCAGCCACAGGCCCAGCTTCTGGGGTCAGAACCACCGAGAGATTGTATTGCATTCAGTGGCAGACAAATGCCACCAATGCATGTGGGGAAACGCCTCCACAGACATCTCCTGTGATGGACAGGCTTCATCTTAACAATGAACATACCTGCTGGGAGAGGAAGTATTCTGCTTGCTTCTGTGAAAGTGGCCCATTGCAAGATATTTCTTCCTCCCTTGAAATGGAACAAAAGACCCACTGTGAAATTTCTTTAAAATGCTACAATGCATATAAGACGCAAAGAGAGCCGTGAGGgtccagaagaaaaaaaaacccctacagAATTCAGAATTGGGCAATACAATCAAAACATGACAAAACAGTGggcaagctttcgagttctccagaacCCTTCATCAGGAGAGCGATTTTTGCATTTGCACCAGATATTATTTGTCCTGCAATGCGAACTTCTTATACCTTTATAAAACCGAACACGTATCTATATATTGAAAGAAGAGACCAAGGGCGCAATGCAGGCTTAGGCAGCAAAAAGTCCCACAGCTCcccgcattccccagccacccatgccggaagttgtaggccttcctttctgtctaagcatgtgcAGGGTTTCTCCCGAAGGAGATGAGAGGGGACAACGGCATCAGCTGAACCCCTTTGTGGATCACGCTGTAAGGATTTCCCTATGAAATCATGGgggagtgtgtgggtgggtgtgctgagTTTTGCAAAGCAATCTGAGGAGTGACCTGAGAGGCCCGTCAAACTCTTCCTTCTCCATTTTCCCTTCCAGCTCGTCGCATTGAGTCAGCTCCATCTCACTCTCGTCTCCTCCGCTTTTCTTCTCATCGTTTTGGAAGTACTGCTGGAGAGCCGTGTAAAGCTTGTACACTTGGCTGAAGGAAAGCTTATTGTAGGCCAGGATCATGTGGCGCAGGAACAAGCCTACGGAGAGAGAAGACGGAGCCCATTGCTTCGAATGTGTATTTGCACCGGACCTGTCAGCTCCCGGTGCATTCAAACGGCACCATCTGGCCCATGTCTTGCAATACCCACTCCCACCGCTGTGGGGAGATATTCCCTATGCCAAGACAAATGTTCTCCATGCTAAAAAGAACACAAATAATCCAAATTTTGCACCAAGCAAAGGAGAATTTTGCGAGTTAAGAGAGTCTGTCACATTTAGCATACGCAGAGCAAATTATGCAAGTCATAGGGATGGGTCAAAAGCTATGTTGGCCCTAAAGCCCCACCTCTAACCCCTTATTCAACCATGCTGAAGTAATGTCCATGTGCAGTATAGACACACTGGGAAACTGTGGCTGTGGGGGGGCTAAAAAAAGTCTGTGAAAATTATTATTGGATGCGCCAAGGTACACATCACATTCTCTccaatgtgtgaagcagccctcagTTCTGATAGCAGGAAAAGGGAAGATTTAGCCCATTACATCATGGTCCTACTGAGACCACGATGTAGGAAAGAGCTTGCTCCTACGCAGCAATCACTcaggggaaaacaacaacaacctgagcAGTGAGGATTAATGACTGTGCTGGAAACTTCTCTAGGATGCCCCCCAGCGACCAtggctggctgagaaatgctgagaattgtaggattatttttcttgtctaaacatgcatacgagtGTGCCCTTTGGATACTAAGCATTTCTCTTACCTACAACGCTTGTTTTGTGAACTTCTGGTTCCATTCCACTGAATGCCTCTGAAAGGTCATCAAAGAATTGTTCCATATCTTTCAGTTCCCCTCCTGCCATCAGCTTTATCCTGCAAGTGAAACCAACACAGGAAGGCGTCCAATACCTGGTCAGGCTAttcttccatctagcccaacgCTGTTTACACTGACGGGCAACGGCTCTCCAGAGGTCTCAGGCAGAGTCTTCCCAGCCATCTGCGACCtggtccttttctttcttttttacctggTGATGCCGTGGATTGAACCCGGGGCTTTGTCCCTGAAGAGCACAGGTGCCTTACCCCCGGCCAGTGGACAGATTTAGAAGGGCTGGTAAATTCAACACATCCCTCAAGGATCACTTAACTCCGCAGGAAAATCATCAGCAGGTGATAGTGCTGCCAGTGATGAACTCTCACCTGAATGATGCCGACAGAAAGGGCACCCACAGACTTACCTAATTTGGACGGAGCTGGCTATCTGAGGGCAGCATTCTTCAACAGCTTTGATCAATCGAGACAGCGCCATGTCAGGCCCCTAAATAAAGCCCGGGTAAAATGACATCAGCTCCCACACCTGTACCTTCACCACAATAGTACCTtcactccttcctatctttcctctctcatctcacactattgccccgctcgtgctcttcgctcctctgatgccatgtttctcacctgcccaagggtctctacttcccttgctcggcttcgtccattttcttccgctgccccttacgcctggaacgctcttccagaacatttgagaactacaagttcaactgcagcttttaaagctcagctaaaaacttttcttttttctaaagcttttaaaacttgattttgttctgacttttatactgttagttttaccctaccctgtgcctgtttggtgcattctcttcccctccttattgttttattatgattttattagaatgtaagcctatgcggcagggtcttgctattttattgttttactctgtacagcaccatgtacattgatggtgctatataaataaataaataaataaataaataaataaataaataataataataataggggctCACTTCTAGGCGGGCCTGAGGCCATTTCACAGATTGAGCATGGTCAGGAGGGGGCCCACCCCCCGTCCTCCTctgcagcccccccacccctcccacacGCCGACCtggagcagcggcagcagcaggcggTTGAGGCGGCGCCTCTCGAGCAGGCTGAGGTGCGGCCCGGCGCGGCCCAGCTCCCTGATCAGCACCAGCAGCGCCATCTTGCAGGGGGTGACCCAGTCCTTGATGCCGAAGACGTTGGCGTGCACCACCCCGTTGGTCATCATGGGGTTGAAGTACAGGCTCTCGTGCACGCTGGCCATGGCCGGGGACGGGATCGGGACCGGCGCctcgacggggggggggggacacacgcgCTTAAGGGCCCGCGGCCGTCGCCCCGGCAACCGCGCCTCGCCCTCAACGCCACCAATCGGGGAAGACCAGCGGCCCTCGCGCCCTCCCGCGCCCAGCCAATCACAGCGCAGCTCAGGTACGGCGCGCTATGAGGTGGGGATGGAAACCTCAAGCCCGGGCCGAAGGTTCCGCCGGGGCCGCCTTTGGAGGGTGCACCACGCCGGGCAGTGCGCTCGGGCAGTTCGCAGCCGTCAACGCCGCGAGATCCAGCACGGGGAAAGCAGCATGTGGACGCCTGCCAGATgccggcagggtcttgctatttactgttttacgctgtacagcaccatgtacattgatggtgctatataaataaataaataaataaataaataataataatgttgcggGCTGCAGCTCCCGCCACGCCCAGCCAGGGTGGCCCACATGTTTGGTGGGCGCCAGCAGCTTGAAGGAGGCCGCTAAAGAAGCTTAACTGATGGTTCAGGTGTCATTTCAAGCCTGCTCGTTTAGCTGGGCTTCCCCCCTTCCAACAGCAAGAACCGCCGCCGCCCTGTTGCCATATTATGCACCGCTTCTgaaaacttctcctgttgaaaAACGCTTTCCAAATGCAGCTTGGTTTGGTGCTCTGTGAAGACAGAAGTCCGAGGCCTCGTGTGGCTCCACCTGCCCGTGTGCGGAACCCTTTCCAGCTTCAGCACCCTTGGGCGATGAACAGAGAGACAGCTCCTGCCCTCTTCCAAAGGGCACCTTTATTGTGCAACAGATAATAACAGAAGGCCTGTGCAGAAAGCTGCCCTGCTCACGGTTTCTTCCTTCTGGTGCCTCTCCTGCGTCATTTGCCAGAGCAAACGAGATTACTTTGTCATGCTGCCTGGTCAGGGAGGTAAACCTCTCTCCTGTGAGGTTATTTTTATGCCATCAAATCTTCTTAAAATTATACCAGGGTTCTTAGCACGCTGGTTAAGAGTTACGAAATGCAAAGCAAAGGACGACAGGTAGTACATTGCAtaagaataaaaccataaaataacacaaaagaaaaacatcagCCTTTTAATAGCACTTCTGACCTCCCTAATATATTTTCTCATAATCCACAGTTAGGAGGATTTTTTTAGTCAAGACTTGTTACAGTCCTGCTCCTACCATGGTGCTGgctgaggatcatgggagttgtagtccaataaatcTGGAGGGAAGCAGTTAGCGgggctagagcagggatgggcaacgtggggccctccagatgttattggaccacaattcccatcatccctgacctatGCCggcgggggctgatgggagggcaagtcccaaaacatctggatggccacaggttcTCCAACCCAGGCCCGGAGGGGAGGCCAACTCGCGGgtagaaaaaaaatctgcaagcTGCTCCGAAGCCATAGAATAGAGTAGCATATCAATAACTTAAATACGCTGTATGATGTGTTATGTAAACTTAAGgtatttttgtgagccgcccggacagctttgactgttgggcggtacagaaatgtaatgaataaaataaaataaaaaatattaaaataaaatgattttcaGGCCGCCTTTAAGTGTCGAACCTTCTCAAGGTGCGTAATATTACTATTATCattttgtctttttattttcccttacattttttttaaaaaacttcaaaaataactCGATTACGCAGAATGAGTTGCAAAATGATGACgtcacctcccctcccccctatAATTCCACGTCGAATAAGATCTTCCATGTGGAGCTTCTCTCACcgatcctccctccccccccttctaGAGAAGGAAATGGACCCTCCCTGCCCGCCTCTGAGTGGTGGCGCTGCGGAGGGAGCTTGGGCTCTCATTGGGCGCCGGCGGGAGCCAATGGGGAGGCGGGGTGGTGCTTGTTGGGGAGGCGAGCGGAGTCCTGCCCGGGCCCCTCCCATCCCGTAATCCCTCCCTCCGTCGCCACTTCCTCTTGGTGGGTGGTCCCGTCGGGAGGCCCGCTCGGCGCCCAGGCCCGGCGCGCGCGCATGCGCTGAGGGGGGGCGCGCGAGCGAGAGAGGGAGACCGTTGGGGCGGTTGGcggccctgccccccacccccgccccaccccgacCCCGCTGAGGCGAAGGGAGGAGGCGCCGGAGCGGCCATGAAGGTGAGCCCGGAAGAGGCCAAAGTGGGGCTGGGGCCGGGGGGGCTGTTTCCAAGGGACaccccgaggaggaggaggagggaagagggggggctTTTGGGGGGGGCTGGGGGTGATTTTGGAGGCCAACAAAGGGGTGGGgctggatgggggaggggagggcctcTCCATTCATACCATTATGATAATTATTTTACAAtttttgagtgggggggggacaaATACATATTTGCTATGGGGCAGATCGGGGGTGGGTCCGGGGTTCGGGGGGAGCCTCCGTGGCCGCCCTCATAAACACCCCACGCAGcgccttgtggccctccaggagggaggaaggaaggaaggaaggaaggaaggatggaaggaggCCCTTGTGGGCGCGGAGGCGGGCTCCCTCGAGAGTAGCCGGCCGGGCCCGTCGCCTCCGTAGGTGCCCACTCCGAGGCCGGAGCCCTGGGCTTCAGCTGGGTCTCATCCTGGGCATTGGTTTACATCTGCAGGCCCCCCGTGGCCGCAGGGTCTCCAGGGCCCGTCATGCGCCCATTGACAAGGCAGGAGGTGACAGACGGACGTGcgtcgccgccccccccccccagccctggcAGAAAGCACAGCCGACACCTTCATTCATTCCTTGATTGCATTtatcttccaccttttttcctccaaggaactcaaggcggcatacgtaatcctcttcctctccacttatatcctcacaacaacaaccctgtgaggtgggttgggctgagggcttgtgactggcccaaagtcacctggggagcttccatggccgagtggggactcccagtccgacactctagccactaagcCACACTGCCTTTCAGGACAGGTCTTCGCTaccggggtgggggaagccaagATCCGGCTCCCATCGGCCTGGGTCAAGAAGGTTGATATGTTTGTGCAAGATTGCAGCCCgtttgcagggaagcagatgtgTCTCGGATGGCACAGGCTCACCGTGCATGTGTTCACTTGGACGTGACTGCCACTtgggcttactcctgaggagcgctctgcataggattgcagccgatACAGGAAGTGTGCTTCCACAATATCCTCCTGCGGCACACGAGACACCTTGCATAAAATCAGTGTAatagaaaattatttttaaaaaaacactaagaGGCTGTTTATTAATAAATACTAATGTGTTAAAAACTGAGGAAAACACTGAGCTAAACCTGTTTAAAATTGCGTGATAAAAACATCAATCTAAAAGGGTCTGCTCGTGTCAGTTGTAATATGAATTCTTATTTTATGTCTGAGATGTGTAAGTTGTGCACCCGTGCCAGGGCTGTTCATCTGATGAAAGGCACACTGACGCTGGGGTATCTGCCATCAAACGCAGCACGACTTCATTCCGCGTAAATATGCATTGGGTTGTGCTGTTAGAGCGCATGAGCTTTAGTTGAACGAGATCAAGAGGCTGTAATTGAGGAAAGCTGTCATTTGCCTTTAGAGGGAGCCCCCCTCTCCCTGGTGGCTCAAGTCCGGTCCTTCCTAGAAGCACCGTTTCCTCCTACGCAAGCTGGGGCTTGaaagccttttctgtggtgggtCCAGTGTTGTGGAATGTGGTCCGCCAGGAATTCCATGGGTGTTCTTTTCTGGTCTCTCTCTTAGGAGGCAAAGATGACTTATTTTAGGTTTGAGTATTCTCCTCCTCTGCTTTAAAGGCTCAGGGAGGCCACGAGTGGGAGGGCTGCTTTTTGTGAGTGGTGCTTGGGTGCAGGATGGTGCGAACGGTGCAACGCCTGACCATGTATTGGCTGCTTTTGGCACTCCACTAAACCTTTTCATGCCAGCTAGAGGGGGCCCCTCCTCCCGCAATGCCCTGTGGGAGAATAGAGCTTGAAAGTTGAATCCTGCATGCTGTATCGGCTTGGGGATTATGTTTGCCGTCTCTGTTACGCATGCATTTATTTACTCACATTTGTTCATGTTCTGCAGAGCCAAGTGCCTTGTACTTTGGTTGCGTTGTTAATAATTGTGGATGCAGCCATGGTCCAATATTTGGGTTAATATAGAGTACATGGAGGTGCTGTCCTGGATGTAACTTTGTGCAGAGTGTACaaggcctccttcccacccatccccatagCCTGACTCAGACAGGGATGCCAGGGACTGCTGGGTGGCTCCACCCTTCTCAAAGAGGGAGCAAGGGAGCGATGGACAACTAGCGATTGGGTCTCTTATACCTGCAGGTCTTCACAGTCCAACTCAATGCGCAAGTTGCAGCAGAACGCTCTCTCGTTCCGTCGCACTTTTGAATGTTTCCTGGTAGCCTGTAGAGCAGCCTCCTCCCACCTTTGAGCAGGAAGGAGGCAAACAGATTCATCATTGGTAGAGCTTGGTTGTCCAAAAGGCTTGCCTGATTAGCAGCCACCCACACCCTTTTAATTTTACACGTGGTAGGAGAAATTACCCAAATGTTGCCAAAGAACACGGAGTCCTTTGGGTAACTCTTGAGGATGGAGTGACTCCTTTAAGGCCTGTCTTTGGGACTTCATCCTGTTCCCACTGTCCAGGGCATTCTGTTTCTGAACTTGCTGCTTATGTTGTGACAGGGATATGTCCCCCGACGTGCTTTTTAGTAAGCCTGGAGgatccactttttaaaagattacctttcagtggaggctt includes these proteins:
- the ANAPC5 gene encoding anaphase-promoting complex subunit 5: MASVHESLYFNPMMTNGVVHANVFGIKDWVTPCKMALLVLIRELGRAGPHLSLLERRRLNRLLLPLLQGPDMALSRLIKAVEECCPQIASSVQIRIKLMAGGELKDMEQFFDDLSEAFSGMEPEVHKTSVVGLFLRHMILAYNKLSFSQVYKLYTALQQYFQNDEKKSGGDESEMELTQCDELEGKMEKEEFDGPLREEEISCNGPLSQKQAEYFLSQQASLLKNDETKALSPASLQKELNNLLKFNPDFAEAHYLSYLNSLRVQDVFSSTHSLLHYFDRLILTGADSKSNGDEGYGRSLRYAALNLAALHCRFGHYQQAELALQEAIRIAQESNDHVCLQHCLSWLYILEQQKSDSCVLLEHSVKKAVYFGLPYLASLGIQSLVQRRAFAGKTANKLMDALKDADLLHWKHSLSELIDISIAQKAAVWRLYGRSTMALQQAQVLLSMNSLEAVNVGVQQNNTESFAVVLCHLAELHAEQGYFTAASEILKHLKERFPPNSQHAQLWMLFDQKIQFDRAMNDGKCHVADALVAGITALSSTEGVYRKAVLLKAQNQMSEAHRLLQRLLIHCQKTKNNEMVISVLLSIAGLYRRSLCHTIALPVLLQALALAREYRLQYLASETLLHLAFSQLILGIPEQALSILHMAIEPILAHGALLDKGAAMFLVAKCQVASAASYGPQKKAEALESAILNLHEAKTYFAKVGCKEQLRDVLYLQARLSHSLGKTQERNQCAMLFRQLHQELPARGAPLINAFP